In the genome of Gadus chalcogrammus isolate NIFS_2021 chromosome 21, NIFS_Gcha_1.0, whole genome shotgun sequence, one region contains:
- the LOC130374321 gene encoding protein ABHD1-like — MLLSSHLEVTGICRYLPRPVTLALCSAVLMYYLWARKCQAPVLVCSDAFRGFLHKHCPAVVHRFCPTPWCWGGRLQTLLPLLIKSKPRVTYRNEALRTADGGRISLDWVDNVSSEAYPSSATRPTVLILPGLTGNSQQLYVYHVVSQATRRGYRCVVFTNRGFDGEELLTPYTFCVANTADLDHVILHVKALLPHAPLLGVGVSMGGMLVLNYLADKGPRSGLVAALTLSVCWNTQKSAESVERPINWLLFNRHLAANLCNAISRNRKVLDKVVDIDHVMKARTIREFDERFTSVVNGYKSCADYYSEANPDIKLPRTATPVLCLNAADDPLCPGSSLPMATVQHLTNIALLVTAHGGHLGFLEGLLPRGECYMDRLAGQFMQAGFEHTEELVQACGRRQEVGA; from the exons ATGCTTCTATCATCCCATTTGGAAGTAACGGGGATATGCAGGTACCTCCCCAGGCCTGTCACCCTAGCCCTCTGCAGCGCCGTCCTAATGTACTACCTATGGGCTCGCAAATGCCAG GCACCGGTGCTGGTGTGTAGTGATGCGTTCCGGGGTTTCCTCCACAAGCATTGCCCCGCAGTGGTTCaccgcttctgtcccacgcccTGGTGCTGGGGTGGACGGCTCCAGACGCTGCTCCCGCTGCTCATCAAGTCCAAACCCCGTGTCACCTACCGCAA TGAGGCGCTAAGGACGGCTGATGGCGGTCGAATCTCCCTGGACTGGGTGGACAACGTGTCCAGCGAGGCCTACCCTTCGTCCGCCACGCGCCCTACCGTCCTCATCCTGCCCGGGCTGACTGGGAACAGCCAGCAGCTCTACGTGTACCACGTGGTCAGCCAGGCCACTCGACGTGGATACAG GTGTGTGGTCTTCACCAACCGAGGCTTCGATGGTGAGGAGCTTCTG ACACCCTACACCTTCTGTGTTGCCAATACTGCAGACCTGGATCATGTGATCCTCCACGTTAAAGCTCTACTCCCCCATGCCCCCTTGTTGGGCGTTGGGGTCTCTATGGGCGG CATGCTGGTGCTGAACTACCTGGCCGATAAGGGCCCCCGGTCCGGCCTGGTGGCGGCCctcaccctgtctgtctgctggaaCACCCAGAAGTCAGCCGAGTCGGTGGAGCGGCCAATCAACTGGCTGCTCTTTAACCGCCATCTGGCCGCCAACCTCTGCAACGCCATCAGCAG GAACCGTAAGGTCTTGGACAAAGTGGTTGACATAGACCATGTGATGAAG GCGCGTACCATCCGTGAGTTCGACGAGCGCTTCACCTCTGTGGTGAACGGCTACAAGTCGTGCGCCGACTACTACAGCGAGGCCAACCCAGACATCAAACTCCCCAGGACCGCCACACCCGTCCTCTGCCTCAACGCTGCTGATGACCCCCTGTGTCCCGGGAGCA gcctCCCCATGGCGACGGTGCAGCACCTGACCAACATCGCCCTCCTGGTGACGGCCCATGGGGGCCACCTGGGCTTCCTGGAGGGCCTGCTGCCCCGGGGCGAGTGCTACATGGACCGGCTGGCCGGCCAGTTCATGCAGGCGGGCTTCGAGCACACAGAGGAGCTGGTGCAGGCCTGTGGCAGGCGGCAGGAGGTGGGTGCCTGA
- the LOC130374303 gene encoding WD repeat-containing protein 20-like isoform X1, giving the protein MAAEGGGKETNEIKTQFTTREGVYKLLTHSEYSRPNRVPFNSQGSNPVKVSFVNVNDQSGNGDRICFNVGRELYFYIYKGVRKAADLSKPIDKRIYKGTQPTCHDFNPLTATADSVSLLVGFSAGQVQLIDPIKKETSKLFNEERLIDKSRVTCVRWVPGSESLFLVAHSSGSMYLYNVENTCGTTPPNYQLLKQGENYAVHTCKSKSARNPLLRWTVGEGALNEFAFSPDGKFLACASQDGFLRVFGFDAAELHGTMKSYFGGLLCVCWSPDGQYIVAGGEDDLVTVWSFSDCRVIARGHGHKSWVSVVAFDHCTTSVEDSDLPAEFSGSDEEYHEQTNFGVGRDRANSAQSRLSKRNSTDGRPVSVTYRFGSVGQDTQMCLWDLTEDILFPHLPLSRTRTHTNVMSATSSPAAGTVTAATTTAAAAAGNSSGTNGSNTGSTGNNSGNTTNSLPATLPRSNSLPHSNPQGGTTPNSHPSSNSSTTTATPTPTPTPTTTTPASKGGSIIDSTFIATGVSKFATLSLHDSRKDRHEKDHKRNHSMGHINSKSSDKLNQLSSSRTAKADAAKTLGTTLCPRMEEVPLLEPLVCKKIAHERLTVLIFLEDCLVTACQEGFVCTWARPGKVGLLSSQSHTATPPRGTVV; this is encoded by the exons ATggcggcggagggaggagggaaggagacgaACGAAATCAAAACTCAATTCACGACCCGCGAAGGCGTCTACAAACTCCTCACCCACTCGGAATACAGCCGCCCGAACAGAGTGCCCTTCAACTCGCAGGGCTCCAACCCCGTCAAGGTGTCGTTCGTCAACGTCAACGACCAGTCGGGCAACGGCGACAGGATCTGCTTCAATGTGGGAAGGGAGCTCTACTTCTACATCTACAAAGGCGTCCGAAAG GCTGCTGATCTTAGCAAACCGATAGATAAGAGGATATACAAAGGAACGCAGCCGACATGTCACGACTTCAACCCCCTCACGGCTACAGCTGACAGCGTCTCCCTGCTTGTGGGCTTTTCAGCCGGCCAGGTGCAGCTCATCGACCCCATAAAGAAGGAAACCAGCAAGCTATTCAACGAAGAA AGGCTGATCGACAAGTCGCGGGTCACCTGCGTGCGGTGGGTCCCCGGCTCCGAGAGCCTGTTCCTGGTGGCCCACTCCAGTGGGAGCATGTACCTCTACAACGTGGAGAACACCTGCGGCACCACGCCGCCCAACTACCAGCTGCTCAAGCAAGGGGAGAACTACGCCGTGCACACCTGCAAGAGCAAGTCGGCCCGCAACCCCCTGCTTCGCTGGACGGTGGGCGAGGGCGCCCTCAACGAGTTCGCCTTCTCGCCCGACGGGAAGTTCCTGGCGTGCGCCAGCCAGGACGGCTTCCTGCGCGTGTTCGGCTTCGACGCCGCCGAGCTCCACGGGACCATGAAGAGCTACTTCGGCGGGCTTCTCTGCGTGTGCTGGAGCCCCGACGGACAGTACATCGTGGCCGGCGGGGAGGACGACCTGGTGACCGTGTGGTCGTTCTCGGACTGCAGGGTGATCGCGCGCGGCCACGGGCACAAGTCGTGGGTGAGCGTGGTGGCGTTCGACCACTGCACCACCAGCGTGGAGGACAGCGACCTCCCGGCGGAGTTCAGTGGCAGCGACGAGGAGTACCACGAGCAGACTAACTTTGGGGTGGGGCGGGACCGGGCCAACAGCGCCCAGTCGCGGCTCTCCAAGAGGAACTCGACGGATGGCAGGCCGGTGAGCGTCACCTACCGTTTCGGCTCGGTGGGCCAGGACACACAGATGTGTCTGTGGGACCTCACAGAGGACATTCTCTTCCCACATCTTCCCCTATCTCGGACCAGGACTCACACGAATGTCATGAGTGCCACCAGCTCCCCTGCGGCTGGCACCGTCACCGCTgctaccaccaccgccgccgccgccgccggcaatTCGAGCGGGACGAATGGCAGCAATACGGGGAGCACTGGTAATAACAGTGGCAACACTACTAATTCCCTTCCGGCCACCCTGCCGCGGTCTAACAGCCTACCACACTCCAACCCCCAAGGGGGCACTACACCCAACAGCCACccgagcagcaacagcagcaccaCAACGGCAAcccccacgcccacgcccacgcccaccactaccacccccGCCAGCAAGGGCGGCAGCATCATAGACAGCACCTTCATCGCAACGGGGGTGAGCAAGTTCGCCACGCTGTCGTTGCACGACTCGCGCAAGGACCGCCACGAGAAGGACCACAAGAGGAACCACAGCATGGGGCACATCAACAGCAAGAGCAGCGACAAGCTCAACCAGCTCAGCTCCTCGCGGACGGCCAAGGCCGACGCGGCAAAGACCCTGGGGACCACCCTGTGCCCCCGCATGGAGGAGGTGCCCCTGCTGGAGCCGCTGGTGTGCAAGAAGATCGCGCACGAGAGACTCACCGTGTTGATATTCCTGGAGGACTGTCTGGTCACAGCGTGCCAGGAAGGTTTTGTTTGCACATGGGCCCGGCCCGGGAAAGTG GGATTGCTCTCATCCCAGAGCCACACGGCCACCCCTCCCAGAGGGACCGTAGTATAG
- the LOC130374303 gene encoding WD repeat-containing protein 20-like isoform X2: MAAEGGGKETNEIKTQFTTREGVYKLLTHSEYSRPNRVPFNSQGSNPVKVSFVNVNDQSGNGDRICFNVGRELYFYIYKGVRKAADLSKPIDKRIYKGTQPTCHDFNPLTATADSVSLLVGFSAGQVQLIDPIKKETSKLFNEERLIDKSRVTCVRWVPGSESLFLVAHSSGSMYLYNVENTCGTTPPNYQLLKQGENYAVHTCKSKSARNPLLRWTVGEGALNEFAFSPDGKFLACASQDGFLRVFGFDAAELHGTMKSYFGGLLCVCWSPDGQYIVAGGEDDLVTVWSFSDCRVIARGHGHKSWVSVVAFDHCTTSVEDSDLPAEFSGSDEEYHEQTNFGVGRDRANSAQSRLSKRNSTDGRPVSVTYRFGSVGQDTQMCLWDLTEDILFPHLPLSRTRTHTNVMSATSSPAAGTVTAATTTAAAAAGNSSGTNGSNTGSTGNNSGNTTNSLPATLPRSNSLPHSNPQGGTTPNSHPSSNSSTTTATPTPTPTPTTTTPASKGGSIIDSTFIATGVSKFATLSLHDSRKDRHEKDHKRNHSMGHINSKSSDKLNQLSSSRTAKADAAKTLGTTLCPRMEEVPLLEPLVCKKIAHERLTVLIFLEDCLVTACQEGFVCTWARPGKVV, translated from the exons ATggcggcggagggaggagggaaggagacgaACGAAATCAAAACTCAATTCACGACCCGCGAAGGCGTCTACAAACTCCTCACCCACTCGGAATACAGCCGCCCGAACAGAGTGCCCTTCAACTCGCAGGGCTCCAACCCCGTCAAGGTGTCGTTCGTCAACGTCAACGACCAGTCGGGCAACGGCGACAGGATCTGCTTCAATGTGGGAAGGGAGCTCTACTTCTACATCTACAAAGGCGTCCGAAAG GCTGCTGATCTTAGCAAACCGATAGATAAGAGGATATACAAAGGAACGCAGCCGACATGTCACGACTTCAACCCCCTCACGGCTACAGCTGACAGCGTCTCCCTGCTTGTGGGCTTTTCAGCCGGCCAGGTGCAGCTCATCGACCCCATAAAGAAGGAAACCAGCAAGCTATTCAACGAAGAA AGGCTGATCGACAAGTCGCGGGTCACCTGCGTGCGGTGGGTCCCCGGCTCCGAGAGCCTGTTCCTGGTGGCCCACTCCAGTGGGAGCATGTACCTCTACAACGTGGAGAACACCTGCGGCACCACGCCGCCCAACTACCAGCTGCTCAAGCAAGGGGAGAACTACGCCGTGCACACCTGCAAGAGCAAGTCGGCCCGCAACCCCCTGCTTCGCTGGACGGTGGGCGAGGGCGCCCTCAACGAGTTCGCCTTCTCGCCCGACGGGAAGTTCCTGGCGTGCGCCAGCCAGGACGGCTTCCTGCGCGTGTTCGGCTTCGACGCCGCCGAGCTCCACGGGACCATGAAGAGCTACTTCGGCGGGCTTCTCTGCGTGTGCTGGAGCCCCGACGGACAGTACATCGTGGCCGGCGGGGAGGACGACCTGGTGACCGTGTGGTCGTTCTCGGACTGCAGGGTGATCGCGCGCGGCCACGGGCACAAGTCGTGGGTGAGCGTGGTGGCGTTCGACCACTGCACCACCAGCGTGGAGGACAGCGACCTCCCGGCGGAGTTCAGTGGCAGCGACGAGGAGTACCACGAGCAGACTAACTTTGGGGTGGGGCGGGACCGGGCCAACAGCGCCCAGTCGCGGCTCTCCAAGAGGAACTCGACGGATGGCAGGCCGGTGAGCGTCACCTACCGTTTCGGCTCGGTGGGCCAGGACACACAGATGTGTCTGTGGGACCTCACAGAGGACATTCTCTTCCCACATCTTCCCCTATCTCGGACCAGGACTCACACGAATGTCATGAGTGCCACCAGCTCCCCTGCGGCTGGCACCGTCACCGCTgctaccaccaccgccgccgccgccgccggcaatTCGAGCGGGACGAATGGCAGCAATACGGGGAGCACTGGTAATAACAGTGGCAACACTACTAATTCCCTTCCGGCCACCCTGCCGCGGTCTAACAGCCTACCACACTCCAACCCCCAAGGGGGCACTACACCCAACAGCCACccgagcagcaacagcagcaccaCAACGGCAAcccccacgcccacgcccacgcccaccactaccacccccGCCAGCAAGGGCGGCAGCATCATAGACAGCACCTTCATCGCAACGGGGGTGAGCAAGTTCGCCACGCTGTCGTTGCACGACTCGCGCAAGGACCGCCACGAGAAGGACCACAAGAGGAACCACAGCATGGGGCACATCAACAGCAAGAGCAGCGACAAGCTCAACCAGCTCAGCTCCTCGCGGACGGCCAAGGCCGACGCGGCAAAGACCCTGGGGACCACCCTGTGCCCCCGCATGGAGGAGGTGCCCCTGCTGGAGCCGCTGGTGTGCAAGAAGATCGCGCACGAGAGACTCACCGTGTTGATATTCCTGGAGGACTGTCTGGTCACAGCGTGCCAGGAAGGTTTTGTTTGCACATGGGCCCGGCCCGGGAAAGTG GTTTGA